A single region of the Selenomonas sp. oral taxon 920 genome encodes:
- a CDS encoding DUF445 domain-containing protein yields the protein MTRTWNKADTALLTSFVFFLFALGLHLWFSAVLWAEGLLMVSEAALVGGVADWFAVTALFRKPLGFPYHTAILPRRRDNFIHAITIMVQKEFFSRRKIFRHIEKIHLIPMLQEFLHKKKTEEQLTGTVLHFVRAAFFRKNNKKVISYLSVRFKNLLLREDPSELMNRFAALSRTNAWAQQMLSRISLLLAREVSTEETRQSIREVLAELEREKIGVGFLSRLLEVTNTVNLDEGADLIQRHTCNILEEFGRDGSPLQENAIALIHDCLLELQQDNELLQLVRELQERLSRELPIDETLTRLFHGMRKHFQMDLKREVDPIEEHMPEFYMHLRSILHVEYQHMLYLVETHPELQKIIAKVLYDLLARSALHAQTLVGVIVGNVLSRLTDDELNHLIYDKVEQDLLWIRVNGSLVGGCIGLLLFISMNLLA from the coding sequence ATGACACGAACGTGGAACAAGGCGGATACGGCTCTGTTGACTTCCTTCGTATTCTTTCTGTTCGCCCTTGGATTACATCTATGGTTTTCTGCGGTACTTTGGGCGGAGGGTCTGCTCATGGTCAGTGAGGCGGCTCTGGTTGGCGGAGTTGCAGACTGGTTTGCCGTCACGGCACTCTTTCGAAAGCCTCTGGGGTTTCCTTACCATACAGCCATATTGCCGCGCAGACGGGACAACTTTATCCATGCGATCACCATTATGGTGCAAAAGGAATTTTTTTCCCGTCGGAAGATTTTTCGACATATTGAAAAGATTCATCTGATTCCGATGCTGCAGGAGTTTTTGCATAAAAAAAAGACGGAAGAGCAGTTGACCGGAACAGTCCTTCACTTTGTCCGTGCAGCATTTTTTCGAAAAAACAATAAAAAGGTAATTTCCTATCTGTCTGTACGGTTCAAAAATTTACTTTTGCGTGAGGATCCGTCAGAGCTCATGAATCGCTTTGCTGCGCTGTCCAGAACAAATGCATGGGCTCAGCAGATGCTCTCCCGCATTTCCCTGCTCCTCGCGCGAGAGGTATCCACAGAGGAGACGCGGCAGTCCATTCGGGAGGTGCTTGCGGAACTCGAGCGGGAAAAGATTGGTGTCGGTTTTTTATCGCGTCTGCTTGAGGTGACGAATACAGTCAATCTCGACGAGGGCGCAGATCTGATTCAGAGACATACCTGCAACATTTTGGAAGAATTTGGAAGAGACGGATCTCCATTACAGGAAAATGCGATTGCACTCATCCATGACTGCTTGTTGGAGCTGCAGCAGGACAATGAGCTTCTGCAGCTTGTACGCGAACTGCAGGAACGACTTTCTCGTGAGCTTCCAATTGATGAAACGCTCACGCGTCTCTTTCATGGTATGCGGAAACACTTCCAGATGGATTTAAAGCGGGAAGTCGATCCGATCGAGGAGCATATGCCGGAGTTCTATATGCATTTGCGGAGCATCCTACACGTTGAATATCAGCATATGCTCTATCTGGTTGAGACGCATCCAGAGCTGCAGAAGATCATCGCAAAGGTACTCTATGACCTCTTGGCACGCTCTGCGCTCCACGCACAGACGCTCGTTGGTGTTATTGTCGGCAATGTTCTGTCCCGTCTCACAGACGATGAACTCAATCATCTCATCTATGACAAGGTAGAGCAGGATCTCTTGTGGATTCGGGTCAATGGCTCTCTCGTCGGCGGCTGTATTGGACTCCTGCTTTTTATCTCTATGAATCTGCTTGCGTAA
- a CDS encoding RrF2 family transcriptional regulator — protein sequence MKISAKGRYGIAAMVYLARNYETSSPITIISISDHLGISKIYLEQVFSLLKRSKLVNSIKGSQGGYQLSRQPRQITAYDILSSIEISLIEKTGAASEKMEPLNHILSRTVFDVLDKSIYETLNGISLEDLLTALNREESNENLMYFI from the coding sequence ATGAAAATCTCCGCAAAAGGACGCTATGGAATTGCTGCTATGGTATATCTCGCACGCAACTACGAAACCTCCTCCCCCATTACGATCATCAGCATTTCTGATCATCTTGGTATCTCTAAAATATACCTTGAGCAGGTGTTTTCCCTTCTCAAGCGCAGCAAGCTTGTCAACTCGATTAAGGGCTCTCAGGGAGGGTATCAGCTCTCCCGCCAGCCGCGTCAGATTACAGCCTATGACATTCTCTCCTCTATTGAGATCTCCCTGATCGAAAAGACCGGAGCAGCATCCGAAAAAATGGAGCCGCTCAATCATATCCTCTCCCGTACGGTCTTTGATGTGCTGGATAAAAGTATATACGAGACACTGAATGGCATCTCATTGGAAGATCTCCTTACGGCACTGAACCGTGAGGAGAGCAATGAGAATCTCATGTACTTTATCTGA
- the rpsI gene encoding 30S ribosomal protein S9, giving the protein MAQVTYYGTGRRKTSVARVRLVPGDGKVTINGREMAEYFGLKTLELIVRQPLNLTETVDKYDVIANVSGGGASGQAGAIRHGITRALIEMDAELRPALKKAGFVTRDPREKERRKYGLKKARKASQFSKR; this is encoded by the coding sequence ATGGCACAAGTCACTTACTACGGCACGGGTCGCCGCAAGACCTCAGTTGCACGCGTTCGCCTCGTTCCGGGCGACGGCAAGGTTACGATCAACGGTCGTGAAATGGCAGAATACTTTGGTCTGAAGACGCTCGAACTGATCGTTCGTCAGCCGCTCAATCTGACCGAAACAGTTGATAAATACGATGTGATTGCCAACGTATCCGGCGGTGGTGCATCTGGTCAGGCCGGTGCAATTCGCCATGGCATTACGCGTGCACTCATCGAAATGGATGCAGAACTGCGCCCTGCTCTCAAAAAAGCAGGCTTCGTCACGCGTGATCCGCGTGAGAAGGAACGTCGCAAGTACGGTCTCAAGAAGGCACGTAAGGCATCCCAATTCTCGAAGCGTTGA
- the rplM gene encoding 50S ribosomal protein L13, translated as MAKAADIERKWYVVDAENQTVGRLAAEIAKVLRGKNKPIYTPHVDTGDYVIVINAEKVKFTGKKLTDKTYFRHSGYQGGTTFTTAGQMLDRFPTRVIEHAVKGMLPKNSLGAQIFRKLNVYVGPEHPHAAQKPESLAFDIR; from the coding sequence ATGGCGAAAGCCGCCGATATTGAACGCAAGTGGTATGTTGTAGATGCCGAGAATCAGACAGTCGGCCGTCTTGCGGCAGAGATTGCAAAGGTTCTGCGCGGCAAGAACAAGCCCATCTACACGCCGCACGTTGATACCGGCGATTATGTCATCGTTATCAATGCTGAGAAAGTCAAGTTCACGGGAAAGAAGCTGACGGACAAGACCTACTTCCGTCACTCCGGCTATCAGGGCGGCACGACCTTTACGACTGCCGGTCAGATGCTCGATCGCTTTCCGACCCGCGTCATCGAACACGCTGTCAAGGGTATGCTGCCGAAGAACAGCCTCGGCGCACAGATCTTCCGTAAGCTGAATGTTTACGTCGGTCCCGAGCATCCCCATGCAGCACAGAAGCCCGAATCGCTGGCGTTTGATATTCGCTGA
- a CDS encoding pyridoxal phosphate-dependent aminotransferase codes for MAIQMAASHAASRRLKDAIFGAAAACRAAVAEHGEECVVNATIGAVMDDAGKLAHLPTVERVFRSLPVEDYIAYAPISGLPEYLEAAIDITFAGNRPTGYLGAIATAGGTGALRTAVDNYVEKGDQVLTSDWFWGTYNVICQELGSSVTNFQLFDEANNFNHTAFAASVDALLKKQESLLIILNTPAHNPTGYSLSSEDWDHVLDCVKKHAAAGKKIHLLVDIAYIDFAGEKHEARAFMQKFSNLPENILTLFSFSMSKAYTFYGQRCGALIALSSSKAVIDEFGEISKYAARATWSNINRGAMTLLTRIQQDKTAYASYEAERDALYHLVQERGDIFMQEAAQCGLPALPYKGGFFLAIPAADPQAVCNLLHEDLIFAVPLKMGVRIAACSVPKKKMCGIAEKVKYAMDKMP; via the coding sequence ATGGCTATTCAGATGGCGGCATCACACGCAGCATCAAGGAGACTGAAGGACGCAATTTTCGGTGCTGCTGCGGCATGCCGCGCCGCAGTCGCCGAACACGGCGAGGAATGCGTTGTGAACGCAACCATTGGCGCGGTGATGGACGATGCCGGAAAACTCGCCCATCTCCCCACGGTCGAGCGCGTCTTCCGCTCCCTGCCCGTGGAGGATTATATTGCCTACGCACCGATCTCGGGGCTTCCGGAATATCTGGAGGCAGCGATCGACATCACATTTGCCGGAAACCGTCCCACAGGATATCTTGGTGCGATTGCAACTGCAGGCGGAACGGGCGCACTGCGTACTGCTGTCGACAACTATGTGGAAAAGGGCGATCAGGTGCTCACCTCAGATTGGTTCTGGGGAACGTACAATGTCATCTGTCAGGAACTTGGCTCCTCTGTGACAAACTTCCAACTCTTTGATGAGGCAAACAACTTCAACCATACGGCATTTGCAGCCTCGGTTGACGCACTCCTCAAGAAGCAGGAAAGTCTGCTCATCATCCTCAATACACCGGCACACAATCCAACAGGGTACAGCCTCTCCTCCGAGGACTGGGATCATGTGCTGGACTGCGTGAAGAAACATGCCGCTGCAGGAAAGAAAATCCATCTGCTCGTCGACATCGCCTACATCGACTTTGCGGGAGAAAAGCACGAAGCACGCGCCTTTATGCAGAAGTTCTCCAATCTGCCGGAAAACATCCTGACGCTCTTTTCCTTCTCCATGTCCAAGGCATACACGTTCTATGGACAGCGCTGCGGTGCACTGATCGCGCTCTCTTCGAGCAAGGCAGTCATCGATGAGTTCGGCGAGATCAGCAAGTATGCGGCACGAGCGACGTGGTCGAACATCAACCGCGGTGCGATGACACTCCTGACGCGTATCCAACAGGACAAGACTGCCTATGCCTCATACGAGGCGGAACGGGATGCACTCTATCACCTCGTGCAGGAACGCGGCGATATCTTTATGCAGGAAGCGGCACAGTGCGGACTTCCCGCACTCCCCTATAAGGGCGGTTTCTTCCTCGCCATTCCGGCAGCAGATCCGCAGGCGGTCTGCAACCTGCTCCACGAGGATCTCATTTTCGCTGTACCTCTGAAAATGGGCGTACGTATTGCGGCTTGCTCCGTGCCAAAGAAAAAAATGTGCGGCATCGCAGAAAAAGTAAAGTACGCAATGGATAAAATGCCTTGA